A genomic segment from Flavobacterium sp. 9R encodes:
- a CDS encoding glycosyl hydrolase 53 family protein, with product MKKTFLTIVILLSILLQTACSSDSEKSDGGTVTPPVVTSDFIKAADISFLPEIEAAGVVFTNNGKTEDMLTTLKTAGCNTIRIRLWKDPANGHSGLTEVKTLAQRVKKAGLKVWLTVHYSDDWADPAVQTTPAAWKNLSFTDLKAAVASYTTTILTEINPDIIQIGNEINTGLLWPQGHLINQEAQCIDLLKTMSTTIRSKAPSTKIMIHYAGVSATDTNWFFTKVKSVDYDYIGLSYYPIWHGKDLTTVKTTIDALGKNFSKKVVIAETAYPFTLGFNDWTNNIVGLDSQLVSGYPATAEGQKNFVLTIKDLVKSSTYGQGFAYWGGEWVSFKGNQATNGSTFENQAFYDFSNKALPVLQAFTN from the coding sequence ATGAAAAAAACCTTCTTAACCATAGTTATTCTTCTAAGTATTTTGTTGCAAACGGCATGCTCTAGCGATAGCGAAAAAAGCGATGGCGGAACCGTTACGCCACCTGTAGTAACAAGTGATTTTATCAAAGCGGCTGATATTTCTTTTTTACCAGAAATAGAAGCGGCAGGTGTCGTTTTTACCAACAACGGAAAAACCGAAGACATGTTGACTACATTAAAAACTGCTGGTTGTAATACCATCCGAATTCGTTTGTGGAAAGACCCTGCCAATGGACATTCTGGGTTGACTGAAGTAAAAACTCTAGCACAGCGAGTAAAAAAAGCAGGTTTAAAAGTTTGGTTAACGGTTCACTATTCTGACGATTGGGCAGATCCTGCGGTTCAAACCACTCCAGCTGCTTGGAAAAACTTATCGTTTACTGATTTAAAAGCTGCGGTAGCTTCATACACCACAACTATTTTGACCGAAATTAATCCAGATATTATTCAAATCGGGAACGAAATCAATACCGGATTGCTTTGGCCTCAAGGACATTTAATCAATCAAGAAGCACAATGTATAGATTTGTTAAAAACAATGAGTACTACCATTCGAAGCAAAGCGCCAAGTACCAAAATTATGATTCACTATGCAGGCGTTTCGGCTACAGATACTAATTGGTTTTTTACTAAAGTAAAAAGTGTTGATTATGATTATATCGGTTTGTCGTATTATCCTATTTGGCACGGGAAAGATTTGACTACGGTAAAAACCACTATCGATGCCTTAGGAAAAAACTTTTCTAAAAAAGTGGTGATAGCAGAAACTGCTTATCCATTTACTTTAGGATTCAATGATTGGACGAATAATATTGTGGGCTTAGATTCACAATTGGTTTCCGGTTATCCAGCCACTGCAGAAGGCCAAAAAAACTTTGTTTTGACGATTAAAGATTTAGTAAAATCATCTACTTACGGACAAGGTTTTGCGTATTGGGGAGGCGAATGGGTTTCTTTCAAAGGCAACCAAGCTACCAATGGATCTACCTTCGAAAACCAAGCATTCTATGATTTTTCAAATAAAGCATTGCCCGTTTTGCAAGCATTTACCAATTAG
- a CDS encoding aldose epimerase family protein codes for MTLSINKSYGILPNGEEVQAVLLTNKNGMQVHVISYGATVTSVKIPLANHKKVDVVLGFETLEDYIQSFELPSPPYFGAIIGRYAGRIKGSSFDLNGKAIKLNPNHGEHLLHGGASGFHQKNWKIENTKKGINSAVTLSYTSPSGEENFPGELAVTVTYSLTESNELLVEYNATTTEDTVLNLTHHSYFNLDGHQHEVTQQELFVNAGRVIEKNHQNIPTGRVLDVAESAFDFLEAKNCPTSIDDTFVLGSQEEMAASLYSSKNNLQLSVYTNQPGVHVYVGGNCFDTIPGKEGANYHPLSGICFETQNFPDAPNHNHFPSAVLKKGENYYHKTIYKFQSKSI; via the coding sequence ATGACACTCTCCATCAACAAATCATATGGTATTTTGCCTAACGGTGAGGAAGTCCAAGCGGTTCTATTAACCAATAAAAACGGCATGCAAGTCCATGTGATAAGTTATGGGGCTACAGTAACATCTGTAAAAATACCTTTGGCAAATCACAAAAAAGTAGATGTAGTTTTGGGATTCGAAACCTTAGAGGATTATATCCAGTCCTTTGAGTTGCCAAGTCCTCCTTATTTTGGAGCAATAATTGGTCGATATGCCGGAAGAATTAAGGGTAGTAGCTTTGACTTAAACGGCAAAGCCATTAAGTTAAATCCCAATCATGGTGAGCATTTGCTGCATGGTGGAGCCTCTGGTTTTCATCAAAAGAACTGGAAAATTGAGAACACAAAGAAGGGTATCAACTCAGCAGTTACCTTGTCGTATACGAGTCCTTCTGGGGAAGAAAATTTCCCTGGTGAGTTGGCCGTAACAGTTACTTATAGTTTGACAGAGTCGAATGAATTGTTAGTGGAGTACAACGCAACTACCACAGAGGATACTGTATTGAATTTGACGCATCATAGTTATTTTAATCTGGATGGTCATCAACATGAGGTAACACAACAAGAATTATTCGTCAATGCCGGAAGAGTAATAGAGAAAAATCATCAAAATATACCAACTGGTAGGGTTTTGGATGTAGCCGAAAGTGCCTTCGATTTTTTGGAAGCTAAAAACTGTCCAACATCTATTGATGACACTTTCGTTTTAGGAAGTCAAGAAGAAATGGCGGCTTCGCTTTACAGTTCCAAAAACAACTTGCAATTATCGGTTTATACCAATCAACCTGGGGTGCATGTGTATGTGGGAGGTAATTGTTTTGATACCATTCCTGGGAAAGAAGGTGCGAACTACCATCCGTTAAGTGGTATTTGTTTTGAAACACAAAATTTTCCAGATGCACCCAATCACAATCATTTTCCTTCGGCTGTCTTAAAAAAAGGAGAAAATTATTATCATAAAACCATCTATAAATTCCAATCCAAATCAATTTAA
- a CDS encoding DUF4982 domain-containing protein, which produces MKKIPSFLLVFIAFTTIAFSQARVVKVLDTHWKFQKGNVEDAFKTNFNDSKWESVTVPHDWAIYGPFDKKVDIQNVAIVQNGENVATEKTGRTGALPHIGTAWYRNTFTLPKDAKGKKILLLFEGAMSEPQVYLNGKKVGEWAYGYSYFYFDVSQFIQEGANTVAVKLTNKEFASRWYPGAGLYRKVSVIIKNKESIDQWGQFITTPFISEAVAKVNIKTKASGENTRLVTTIFDAEGQKVSVEESSLRFGKEFDQNLKVENPKLWSPETPYLYKAVSQLYVGNALKDEVATRFGIREIKYEANKGFSLNGKVTKFKGVCLHHDLGPLGAAVNKAALRRQLTILKDMGCNAIRSSHNMPSFEQLELADEMGFLFLAESFDEWVLPKVENGYHRFFDEYAEKDIVNLVQATRNHPSIVMWSSGNEVPDQWGEAGVKRAKWLQEIFHREDPTRPVTVGMDQVKATMESGFGALLDIPGLNYRVHLYDEAFKKFPQGFILGSETASTVSSRGIYKFPVVQEKMKQYPDLQSSSYDLEACSWSNVPDEDFVLQDDKPWVIGEFVWTGFDYLGEPTPYDESWPSRSSYFGINDLAGLPKDRYYLYRSRWNTKATTLHILPHWNWEGREGQTTPVFVYTSYNSAELFINGKSMGVQTKNKNTPQNRYRLMWMDVKYEPGTVKVVAYDDNGKVAEEKEVRTAGQPYQIVLDADRKTITADGEDISFVTVSVVDKNGVPCPTATNQLKFKVSGAGTYRAACNGDATSLEMFHKDTMKLFSGKLVVLVKSKTTAGDIKLEVTGDGLKSGKLNLVTEK; this is translated from the coding sequence ATGAAAAAAATACCCTCTTTTTTGTTGGTTTTTATAGCCTTCACCACCATAGCTTTTTCTCAAGCCCGAGTGGTAAAGGTATTGGATACCCATTGGAAATTTCAAAAAGGAAATGTTGAAGACGCTTTCAAAACGAACTTCAACGACTCGAAATGGGAATCGGTTACTGTTCCGCACGATTGGGCAATTTATGGTCCTTTTGATAAAAAAGTAGACATACAAAATGTTGCCATCGTTCAAAATGGAGAAAATGTAGCTACCGAAAAAACGGGAAGAACAGGAGCTTTACCACATATTGGCACTGCTTGGTATCGCAATACTTTTACTTTGCCTAAAGATGCCAAAGGAAAAAAAATCCTACTACTTTTTGAAGGTGCTATGAGTGAACCTCAAGTGTATTTGAATGGAAAAAAAGTAGGAGAATGGGCGTATGGCTATAGTTATTTTTATTTTGATGTTTCTCAATTCATTCAAGAAGGCGCTAATACTGTAGCCGTAAAATTAACGAATAAAGAATTTGCTTCCCGTTGGTATCCTGGAGCGGGTTTGTACCGAAAAGTTAGTGTTATCATTAAGAACAAGGAAAGCATTGACCAATGGGGGCAATTTATAACGACACCTTTTATTAGTGAAGCCGTGGCCAAAGTGAATATTAAGACCAAAGCCTCTGGTGAAAATACACGTTTGGTGACCACTATTTTTGATGCAGAAGGTCAAAAAGTAAGTGTAGAGGAGTCTTCTTTGCGCTTCGGAAAAGAGTTTGACCAAAATTTAAAAGTAGAGAATCCAAAATTGTGGAGTCCAGAAACACCTTATTTGTACAAAGCAGTTTCTCAATTGTATGTTGGCAATGCACTAAAAGATGAGGTGGCCACCCGATTTGGAATCCGAGAAATTAAATATGAAGCCAATAAAGGATTTAGTCTTAATGGTAAGGTGACCAAATTCAAAGGGGTTTGTTTGCATCACGATTTGGGACCTCTTGGTGCTGCCGTTAACAAAGCGGCTTTGCGTAGACAGTTGACCATTTTAAAAGATATGGGATGCAATGCCATTCGCAGTTCGCACAATATGCCTTCTTTCGAACAATTGGAGTTGGCAGACGAAATGGGCTTTTTGTTTTTGGCAGAGAGTTTCGATGAATGGGTTTTACCAAAAGTAGAAAACGGTTACCATCGCTTTTTTGACGAGTATGCTGAAAAAGACATTGTGAATTTGGTGCAAGCCACACGAAATCATCCTTCTATTGTGATGTGGAGTTCAGGAAATGAAGTTCCAGATCAGTGGGGAGAAGCAGGGGTAAAACGAGCCAAATGGTTGCAGGAGATTTTTCATAGAGAAGATCCAACACGTCCTGTAACCGTAGGAATGGATCAAGTGAAAGCGACTATGGAATCTGGTTTTGGAGCTTTGTTGGATATTCCAGGATTGAATTATCGCGTGCATTTGTATGATGAGGCATTCAAAAAATTCCCGCAAGGATTCATTTTGGGTTCCGAAACGGCATCAACCGTGAGCTCTAGAGGGATTTATAAATTTCCTGTCGTGCAAGAAAAAATGAAGCAATATCCAGATTTACAATCTTCATCCTATGATTTAGAAGCCTGTAGTTGGTCCAATGTTCCCGATGAAGATTTTGTACTTCAGGATGATAAACCTTGGGTAATTGGTGAATTCGTTTGGACAGGTTTTGATTATTTGGGCGAACCGACACCTTATGACGAAAGCTGGCCGTCTCGTAGTTCTTATTTCGGAATTAACGATTTAGCAGGCTTACCGAAAGACCGTTATTATTTGTACCGAAGCCGTTGGAACACCAAGGCAACTACGCTACACATTTTACCTCATTGGAACTGGGAAGGTCGCGAAGGCCAAACAACTCCCGTTTTTGTGTACACCAGTTATAACAGTGCTGAACTTTTTATCAATGGTAAAAGTATGGGCGTACAAACTAAAAACAAAAATACTCCGCAAAACCGTTACCGCTTGATGTGGATGGATGTAAAATATGAACCAGGAACGGTAAAAGTCGTAGCTTATGATGACAATGGCAAAGTGGCTGAAGAGAAGGAAGTCCGAACCGCTGGTCAACCGTACCAAATTGTTTTGGATGCAGATCGAAAAACCATCACAGCCGATGGCGAGGATATTTCGTTTGTGACGGTTTCTGTAGTGGATAAAAATGGAGTTCCTTGTCCAACAGCAACGAACCAGTTGAAATTTAAAGTGTCTGGAGCGGGTACATATCGCGCCGCTTGTAATGGAGATGCGACTTCACTCGAAATGTTCCATAAAGACACGATGAAGTTGTTTAGCGGAAAATTGGTAGTACTTGTGAAATCGAAAACTACCGCAGGCGATATCAAATTGGAAGTAACCGGTGATGGGCTGAAGAGTGGTAAACTGAACCTGGTAACTGAGAAATAA
- a CDS encoding glycosyl hydrolase 53 family protein, with the protein MNTTVSVFQRIVLLLLFISSTTVALAQKKNKLAFAKGADVSWLPQMEATGYRFYDTDGKEKDCLQLLKERGMNTIRLRVFVNPSQDKASGHCSKEETVAMALRAQKAKMRIMIDFHYSDTWADPAKQAKPAAWANLSFDALQKKVYEHTFDVLTALKKAGVTPEWVQVGNEIPGGMLWPDGSTNNWAQLAQLLNKGYEATKAVNAKIKVIVHVDEGNNNEKFRWFFDKATEHQVKYDVIGLSYYPFWIKKDYSETIADLQNNLNDMASRYQKEVMVVEVGGVDEQVQNTKELLAATIKAVKAVPNHKGLGVLYWEPQGAKSWSGYALSAWQPDGKPSPALDAFKE; encoded by the coding sequence ATGAATACTACAGTTAGCGTTTTTCAAAGAATAGTGTTACTGCTTCTTTTTATAAGTAGTACCACTGTCGCTTTGGCACAAAAGAAAAATAAATTGGCTTTCGCCAAAGGAGCCGACGTGAGTTGGTTGCCTCAAATGGAAGCCACTGGCTATCGTTTTTATGATACCGACGGAAAGGAAAAAGATTGTTTGCAATTGCTAAAAGAACGCGGAATGAATACCATTCGTTTGCGAGTATTTGTCAATCCAAGCCAAGACAAAGCAAGCGGTCATTGCAGTAAGGAAGAAACAGTAGCTATGGCTTTGCGTGCTCAAAAAGCCAAAATGCGCATTATGATCGATTTTCATTATAGCGATACTTGGGCCGATCCCGCCAAACAAGCCAAACCTGCTGCTTGGGCCAATTTATCATTCGATGCGTTACAGAAAAAAGTTTATGAACATACATTTGATGTGTTGACCGCTTTAAAAAAAGCAGGCGTTACTCCGGAATGGGTTCAGGTGGGGAATGAAATTCCAGGCGGAATGCTTTGGCCTGATGGGAGCACCAACAATTGGGCGCAACTGGCTCAATTGTTGAATAAAGGATACGAAGCGACCAAAGCTGTGAATGCCAAAATCAAAGTAATTGTGCACGTAGACGAAGGAAACAACAACGAAAAATTCCGTTGGTTTTTTGATAAAGCTACCGAGCATCAAGTAAAGTATGATGTTATTGGTCTGTCTTACTATCCGTTTTGGATTAAGAAAGACTATTCAGAAACCATAGCCGATTTACAAAACAACCTAAACGATATGGCTTCACGTTATCAGAAAGAAGTAATGGTGGTCGAAGTTGGCGGTGTTGATGAACAAGTACAAAACACCAAAGAACTTCTAGCTGCAACAATCAAAGCCGTAAAAGCTGTTCCTAATCATAAAGGCTTGGGCGTTTTGTATTGGGAGCCGCAAGGAGCCAAATCTTGGAGTGGTTATGCTTTAAGTGCTTGGCAACCAGATGGAAAACCTTCGCCAGCATTGGATGCTTTTAAAGAATAA
- the galK gene encoding galactokinase yields MNDSLLQKTTAFFQDAFGNAPEKIVLSPGRINIIGEHVDYNDGYVLPAAIDKIICFAFEKSNTTTSRIVAIDLNQEFEIDLSKEIQLSSTVWHNYILGVLKQLQDNGFDFSGVNCVFSSNIPVGSGLSSSAALECGFLFGMQSLFNLDISQQNRALMSQKAEHWVGINCGIMDQFASVHGLENKVIKLDCNTLEFEYHNADFKDYALVLFDSNVKHSLFTSAYNKRREECEEGLAIIKANFPEINSFRNCTEAQLLTLKDKMDAVVFTRVHYVVKEIARVSKACEALDAGNIELLGQLLFETHDGLSREYEVSCPELDYLVELALADDAVIGSRLMGGGFGGCTITLIKKGKEEAVKQKFAQLYQEKWNIELKIYDVKIGNGTSLYEPVG; encoded by the coding sequence ATGAATGATTCATTACTACAAAAAACGACGGCTTTTTTTCAGGATGCATTTGGTAATGCACCCGAAAAAATAGTACTTTCTCCAGGAAGAATTAACATCATTGGGGAACATGTAGATTATAACGATGGCTATGTATTGCCTGCTGCTATAGATAAGATTATTTGCTTTGCTTTCGAAAAAAGTAATACGACTACTTCTCGAATCGTGGCTATCGATTTGAATCAAGAATTCGAAATCGATTTGTCGAAAGAGATTCAACTCAGCTCAACCGTTTGGCATAATTACATTTTAGGAGTTTTGAAACAGCTTCAAGACAATGGTTTTGATTTTAGTGGAGTTAATTGCGTATTTAGCAGCAACATTCCAGTAGGTTCTGGATTGTCGTCTTCGGCTGCTTTAGAATGTGGTTTTCTTTTCGGAATGCAATCACTTTTCAATCTAGACATTAGCCAACAAAATCGCGCTTTGATGAGCCAAAAGGCAGAACATTGGGTGGGAATCAATTGTGGTATTATGGACCAATTTGCTAGTGTGCACGGACTAGAAAATAAGGTCATTAAATTGGATTGCAATACCTTGGAATTTGAGTACCACAATGCTGATTTTAAAGACTATGCTTTGGTGTTGTTTGATAGCAATGTGAAGCATTCCTTGTTTACGTCGGCATACAACAAAAGAAGAGAAGAATGCGAGGAAGGTTTGGCGATTATAAAAGCTAATTTTCCTGAAATCAATAGTTTCAGAAATTGTACCGAAGCGCAATTGTTGACTTTGAAAGACAAAATGGATGCTGTTGTTTTTACACGTGTGCATTATGTCGTAAAAGAAATTGCTCGCGTGTCTAAAGCCTGCGAAGCTTTGGATGCTGGAAATATTGAACTTTTGGGACAATTACTTTTTGAAACACACGATGGCTTGTCTAGAGAATACGAAGTAAGCTGTCCTGAGTTGGATTATTTGGTCGAATTGGCCTTAGCCGATGATGCCGTAATAGGTTCCCGATTGATGGGCGGTGGTTTTGGCGGTTGCACCATTACTTTGATTAAAAAAGGAAAAGAAGAAGCGGTTAAACAAAAATTCGCTCAATTGTACCAAGAAAAATGGAACATTGAGTTGAAAATCTACGATGTTAAAATCGGAAACGGTACATCATTGTATGAACCTGTAGGGTAA
- a CDS encoding SusE domain-containing protein — translation MKNTYKLLVAFVAILGFWSCDNETDLMILEPQEADFAIITPDAGSKVILNKATPDNTALTLTWEKVSYGTPTIVTYTVEFAKSGTDFAAPVEINATSNSFATIKVSELNTKALDFGLIPEVEGTIDIRIKSTVGTTGSQPKYSNAISIVVTPYRGVFPKVDLYQVGPATIAGWDVNKGNMPIFRDTKDNAKFYYTGYFNAGGFKLIEQLGFWAPMYGVDGGKVKYRANDSAPDPAVFPTDKAGYYYFELNLESLTYTLTPYTGPMTTYATVGLVGDALPSGWDVSVPMVQSTFDAHMWKITQTLTDGKMKFRANNSWDVNWGDNGGDIIVTAGKYDIWFNDLDGRYTFIVAQ, via the coding sequence ATGAAAAATACATATAAACTATTAGTTGCTTTTGTAGCTATTTTAGGATTTTGGTCCTGTGATAACGAAACTGATTTGATGATTCTTGAACCACAAGAAGCTGATTTTGCTATTATTACTCCAGATGCGGGTTCGAAAGTAATTTTGAACAAAGCCACACCAGATAATACGGCACTTACTTTAACTTGGGAAAAAGTATCTTATGGCACGCCAACTATCGTAACCTATACGGTGGAGTTTGCCAAAAGCGGAACTGATTTTGCTGCACCAGTCGAAATCAATGCAACATCAAATTCTTTTGCTACTATTAAAGTGTCGGAGCTAAACACCAAAGCGTTGGATTTTGGATTAATTCCAGAGGTAGAGGGAACTATTGATATTCGTATCAAATCTACTGTAGGTACTACTGGCTCTCAACCTAAATATTCTAATGCAATAAGTATTGTAGTAACACCTTACAGAGGCGTTTTTCCTAAAGTGGATTTGTATCAAGTAGGTCCTGCGACAATCGCGGGTTGGGATGTGAATAAAGGGAATATGCCTATTTTTAGAGACACAAAAGACAACGCTAAGTTTTACTACACAGGATACTTCAATGCTGGCGGATTCAAATTAATTGAGCAATTAGGTTTCTGGGCTCCTATGTATGGTGTTGATGGAGGCAAAGTAAAATACAGAGCGAATGATAGCGCACCAGACCCAGCCGTTTTTCCTACAGATAAAGCAGGATACTATTATTTTGAATTGAATTTGGAATCATTAACCTATACTTTGACGCCTTACACTGGGCCTATGACTACCTATGCAACGGTTGGATTAGTTGGAGATGCTTTGCCTAGCGGATGGGATGTGAGTGTGCCAATGGTACAATCTACTTTTGATGCCCATATGTGGAAGATTACTCAAACGCTTACTGATGGTAAGATGAAATTCAGAGCCAATAACAGTTGGGATGTGAATTGGGGAGATAATGGAGGTGATATTATCGTAACAGCAGGTAAATACGATATTTGGTTCAATGATTTAGATGGGCGTTACACGTTCATTGTAGCACAGTAA
- a CDS encoding RagB/SusD family nutrient uptake outer membrane protein produces MKKYIIISFLALATLFQSCTDDLNVVSEDDDVLASDAVYKDAAGYKNALAGVYGNLSLTSTWGPDASSLEGVDAGTSQFSRCLLYLQELTTDELVWSYENDGGTAELQRNIWTPANPILLGMYSRTMASVAYANEFLRQSTPEKLKSRNITNAEDLAAIELYRNEVKVLRAYAYYNMMDLFGKAAMYTEADPINFKGPEFTRQQLFDFVETELKAALPNLKAARTNEYGRVDQGMAKMILAKIYLNAEVYTKTKRYGDCITMCNDLIAAGYSLKTNYLDNFKADNHTSPEMIFTIQSDGAKTQNWGATTVLTNGQIGVWENNGADFGIGGWSGALRIRKEFAQKFDGTKFNQDTRKTIGTGVAGSASKQRTIDIADIGVKTQGYILSKFSNKTSTGQNGTSSTFADTDFPLFRLADVYLMYAEATLRGGAGGDITKALDYANALRRRANNNTTVGNIVPADLTLDFVLDERARELHWEAHRRQDLIRFGKFSGGSYNWAWKGNASTGVSIPAFMDLFPIPAGSLGSNSNLTQNLGY; encoded by the coding sequence ATGAAGAAATATATAATTATATCCTTTTTAGCTTTGGCTACTTTGTTTCAATCGTGTACCGATGATTTGAATGTAGTGTCAGAAGATGACGATGTATTGGCTTCGGATGCTGTCTATAAAGATGCAGCTGGATACAAAAATGCCTTGGCAGGTGTATACGGAAATTTATCGCTTACGAGTACTTGGGGCCCAGATGCTTCTTCGCTTGAAGGAGTAGATGCAGGAACAAGTCAGTTTAGTAGATGTTTGTTGTATTTACAAGAGCTTACTACCGATGAGTTAGTGTGGAGTTATGAAAATGACGGTGGAACAGCCGAGTTGCAACGCAATATTTGGACACCAGCCAATCCAATTCTTTTGGGAATGTACTCACGAACTATGGCTTCTGTGGCTTATGCTAATGAATTTTTGCGCCAAAGTACTCCTGAAAAATTGAAATCACGCAACATTACTAATGCCGAAGATTTGGCAGCAATCGAATTGTACCGAAATGAAGTGAAGGTTTTGCGTGCGTATGCCTACTATAATATGATGGATTTGTTTGGGAAAGCAGCTATGTATACAGAAGCTGATCCTATCAACTTCAAAGGACCTGAGTTTACAAGACAACAATTGTTTGATTTTGTGGAAACAGAATTAAAAGCCGCGCTTCCTAACTTGAAAGCCGCAAGAACCAATGAATACGGACGCGTTGATCAAGGAATGGCAAAAATGATTTTAGCTAAAATTTACTTGAACGCAGAAGTGTATACCAAAACTAAGCGTTACGGCGATTGTATTACGATGTGTAATGATCTTATTGCAGCGGGTTATTCTTTGAAAACGAATTATTTGGACAATTTCAAAGCTGATAATCATACTTCGCCTGAAATGATTTTCACCATTCAATCTGATGGTGCCAAAACTCAAAACTGGGGAGCCACTACAGTATTGACCAATGGACAAATTGGTGTATGGGAAAATAATGGAGCTGATTTTGGTATTGGTGGATGGAGTGGAGCCTTGAGAATTAGAAAAGAATTTGCTCAAAAATTTGATGGTACCAAATTCAACCAAGATACTCGTAAAACAATAGGAACTGGCGTAGCTGGAAGTGCTTCTAAACAAAGAACGATTGATATTGCAGATATTGGAGTTAAAACTCAAGGGTACATTTTGTCTAAATTTTCTAACAAAACATCTACGGGACAAAATGGAACAAGTTCAACTTTTGCCGATACTGATTTTCCATTATTCCGTTTGGCCGATGTATACCTGATGTATGCTGAAGCTACTTTGCGCGGAGGAGCTGGAGGAGATATTACCAAAGCATTAGACTATGCGAATGCACTTAGAAGAAGAGCCAATAACAATACCACAGTTGGTAATATTGTCCCTGCTGATTTGACTCTTGATTTTGTTTTAGACGAAAGAGCTCGAGAATTACACTGGGAAGCACACCGCAGACAAGACTTAATCCGTTTTGGGAAATTCTCTGGCGGTTCTTACAATTGGGCTTGGAAAGGCAATGCTTCTACTGGAGTTTCTATTCCGGCTTTTATGGATTTGTTTCCAATTCCTGCGGGTTCTTTGGGATCAAATAGCAACCTAACTCAAAACCTTGGATACTAA